The region ACAAAACCAGTACCAGCAGGTAAATCAGGACCAGCAAAACCAGGATCTGCAGCCCAACCTTGACCATATTGCATTTGTCTTTCAGGCACAAACGACACTGTTTCAAAATCTACTGAAGAGTTAAGACCAAAAGTAAACTTGTCTTTTTTTGTTCCACGTTTTGTAGTAACTAAAATAACACCATTAACCCCTTGCTCTCCATATAATGCAGAACCTTGAGCCCCTTTAATAACATTTACATTTTCAATGATATCTGGAGGCAACTGAGCTAATACAGCAGCAGAAGAAATTGCGTTATCAATAACTACTAAAGCTTGGTTGTTACCAGTAATTGATCTGTTACCACGGATCACAATTCTTGTATCAGCTGTAACACCATTACTTGTTGTGTTAATTTGTAAACCAGAAACCTTACCCGTTAAAGCTTGGATAGCATTAGGGTTTGCTGCTTGTGTCAATTCTTTGTTTCCAACTTGTTTTTGAGCAGACACTACCGCATCTTTAGTTCTTTTAATACCTAAAGCCCCTTCAACTACAACAACATCAATTACTTGATCTGTACTAGCTAAAGTAAAATTAACAACATTTGAAGCACCTACAGTAGCAGATTGCTCAGGTTTACCAATAAAAGTAACAACTAATACGTCACCTTCTTTGGCTTTGATTGAATACTTACCTGCACTGTCTGTTGTAGTACCTTGAGAAGTACCTTTAATTACAACACTAGCCCCAGGCAAACCAGCACCGTCACTAATAACAGTACCAGTAACAGTTTTCTGTTGCGCGAAAGAAAACTGCATTGTAAACGCTACCAATAGCGTAAAAATCCATTTGAACTTCGATCTCATATTAAATTTATTTGAGTTAGTTATTCCGCAAACTTCTTAATAATTTCTTAAATAAACAAATAATACTTCGGAATATTATGAATTTATTTATGTTAAAATTTTCGGCCAAAAATTTTTGTTCGCTCAAATAACTATACAATAGATGCACAAAATTGTTAAAGGTTGCGTGATAAAATTATATTTTTGTCAAAAAAAAGTATGTTAAAAAAAAGTTACAGCAATTTAATTTATGAATGCGGAACTGATGAAGCTGGACGTGGTTGCCTAGCAGGTCCTGTAACAGCTGCTGCCGTCGTTTTACCTGCCGATTTTGAATTAGATTTACTCAATGATTCTAAAAAACTTTCAGAAAAAATTCGATTACAACTTAGACCTATTATTGAAGAACAAGCCATTTCATTTGGTTTCACTCATATTCACAACGAAGAAATTGATGAAATAAATATTTTAAATGCATCAATGAAAGGCATGCATGAAAGCATTTTACAATTAACCCTTGTTCCAGATTACATAATTGTGGACGGAAACAGGCCTTTGAACGCAAAACTAGGTTTAAAAAACAACGTTGGCAAAGTATTTTCACCAACCGAAATTGAACTATTAAAAAGTATCCCCAACAAAAGCATAATCAAAGGTGACGCTAAATTTTTAAGCATTGCAGCCGCCTCTGTTTTAGCAAAAACTTACAGAGACGACTTTATGAACAAGATTCATGAAGAATACCCAATGTATAATTGGAAGAAAAACAAAGGGTACCCAACAAAAGATCATCGTGAGGCAATAATTAAATACGGCATTACAAAATACCATAGAAAAAGTTTTAGACTAATACCTGAACAATTAAGTTTGGATTTTATATAAAACAAAAAAGAGAGTACCAAACTCTCTTTTTTATTCCCATTCTGCTTCGAATAATTCTTTAAAATGTTTTAAAATTTTTTGTTTCACTTCATTTTCATCAATTTGTTTACCCAATTCAACATGCATGGAAGTTACTCCTTTTCCACGAATACCACATGGAATAATATTATCAAAAAAACCTAAGTCGGCGTTAACATTAAGCGCAAAACCGTGCATGGTAACCCAACGTGAAGCACGCACACCCATAGCACAAATTTTTCGAGCAAATGGAGTACCCACATCAAACCAAACACCTGTTTCCCCTGGACTTCGTTCGGTTTTCAAACCATATTCCGCTAATGTCAAAATAATCGCTTCTTCTAAATAGCGTAAATATTTATGAATATCCGTAAAAAAGTTTTCCAAATCTAAAATAGGATAGCCCACAATTTGACCTGGTCCATGATAGGTAATATCGCCTCCCCTATTTATTTTGTAAAACGTAGCTCCTTTTTCTTGAAGTTGTTTTTCTGATAATAATAAATTGGAAAAATCGCCACTTTTACCTAAAGTATACACATGCGGATGTTCTACATACAAGAAATAATTATTTGTTTCAATATCGGGTTGATCGCGTTTTGCTATCTTTTGATTCACAATTTCTGCAAATAATCCCTCCTGATAATCCCAAGTATCCTTATAATCTTTGGTTCCTAAATCCTGAAATTTAATTTTTTTATTCATCATTCTCTATTCTAATTCTACCTCAAAATTCAAATTAGTGCTCTTCATGTAATCTTCCATAGAATAGGGAATAGTTACCGATTTTCCATCTTTACTAATTAGCGCATTTTTCACATTCACTTTTTTTATTTTTTGGGGAAAAGTAATGGTCGTTTCATAACTCGATTCTTGGTATAATTTTTCAAAAGTTTCCGTCATTTGTTGACTTAATTCATTTGTTTCGTTTATTTCTTCTTCAGAAGCGCCTTCGCTTTTTAATCTATTTTTTATTTCTTGATTTAATTCATCTTTAGGTTGCACTTTCACAAATTTGGTGAATTTTTTACCATCAAAAGTATATTGTGTAACACCGTCATTCTTTGGTGTGTCTTTTGAACTTAAATTTGCATTTGTACCCGCTGGGTTTAAAGATGAAGCTGCATTAATAGGAGAAAACAATTCTTCTAATTCAGAAGGACTTTGAAAATCTGTATACATTTCATAAAGAAAAACACCTTTTTCTTCATTCATTACCAAATGTAAATTGAATTTTTCCATTTGTCTCAATTTATGTTGTTCTTCGAGTGGTAATTTGGCAATACTATCTTGCTTGTCTTTATACAAATCTTTAAACGTAAAAGTAGAATCCACGACTTCTTTTCCTTTTTTACCTTTTGATTTTCCGCCACCCATTTGGGCTAATTTATTCAAATCAAAAGTATATTTTAACTTACCTGATTTATCGGCATTGAAAACTAATGATTCTTTCACTACACAACTTGTCACACTAATTGCCAACAAGAATAATACTATAACTTTTTTCATTTTATTTTTTTAGTTGTTACAAAGATACAAAACTAATTGAATAGCCCTGATTGAAATGAAAATCCTCTTGATTCTTTTAAAAGTTACACTACAAAAGATTGCAATGGAAAGCAGGAGGTAAATCTCTTAGAAACGAATTGTTGTGCTCCAAAAAAATAAACACACCTTCTTAGTACTTTTTTGAACCTATAAACTTTTAAACTTTTAAACTTATACTTATCTTTGCACGCTTAAAAAGAAATATTATGCAATTGTCAGAACAAGAAATCATTAGAAGAGAAAAGCTTACTGCTTTACGCCAATTGGGAATTAATCCCTATCCTGCAAATTTGTATCCAGTTAATCACACTTCTAAACAGGTGAAGGAACAGTTTGAAGAAGGCAAGAAGGTTATTGTAGCTGGACGTTTAATGAGTGTTCGTGACCAAGGTAAAGCTTCTTTTGCTGAACTTCAAGACAGCGAAGGCAGAATTCAATTGTATTTTAATAGAGATGTCATTTGTGAAGGTGAAGACAAAACACTATACAACCAAGTATTTAAAAAATTAACCGATTTAGGGGATTTTATTGGCGTTGAAGGTGAATTATTTACTACACAAGTAGGAGCGAAATGTATACGTGTTACTCATTTTACATTTTTAAGTAAAACATTACGCCCCCTTCCTTTACCTAAAACCGATGAAGAAGGCAAAGTGTATGATGCATTTAACGACCCTGAATTGAGATACAGAATGCGTTATGTTGATTTAGTGGTAAATCCACAAGTTAAAGACGTTTTTATTAAAAGAACAAAACTGTTCACTGCTATGAGAACTTTCTTTAACAAGGCTGGCTATATGGAAGTAGAAACTCCGGTTTTACAGTCTATTCCTGGAGGCGCTGCTGCGAGACCATTTATTACGCATCATAACAGTTTAGACATTCCTCTTTACATGCGAATTGCAAACGAATTGTACTTAAAAAGACTGATTGTTGGTGGTTTTGACGGAGTTTATGAGTTTTCAAAAAATTTCCGAAATGAAGGAATGGACAGAACACACAATCCTGAATTTACAGCAATGGAAATATATGTTGCTTATAAAGATTATAATTGGATGATGGAATTCACAGAAAACTTATTAGAATTCTGTGCTACTCAGGTTAACGGAACAACTGAAGCGACTTTTGGCGAACATAAAGTAAATTTTAAAGCGCCTTATGCTCGTGTTACTATGACCGATGCCATTAAACAATTTACAGGATTTGATATCACTGGAAAATCGGAAGATGAATTGCGTGAAGCTGCAAAAGCAATGGGAATTGAAGTGAATGACACTATGGGTAAAGGTAAATTGATTGATGAAATTTTTGGCGAAAAATGTGAAGGTAACTTCATTCAGCCTACATTCATTACAGATTATCCTAAAGAAATGTCGCCTTTATGTAAATCTCATCGTGATAATCCTGAATTAACAGAGCGTTTTGAATTAATGGTTTGCGGAAAAGAAATTGCCAATGCTTATTCTGAATTAAACGACCCTATTGACCAAAGAGAACGTTTTGTTGCACAAATGGAGTTGGCCCAAAAAGGCGATGATGAAGCAAATGGTATCATCGATGAAGATTTCTTAAGAGCTTTAGAATATGGTATGCCTCCAACTTCTGGATTAGGAATTGGAATGGATCGATTAATTATGTTCCTAACCAATAATCCATCTATTCAAGAAGTTTTATTCTTCCCACAAATGCGTCCGGAGAAAAAAGGTCCTGAATTAACAGAAGATGAAAAATTAATTATAGGTCTGCTAAAAACGGAAAACAATCAACCTATTGCCAGCTTAAAAGAAAAAACAGGATTAAGCGGTAAAAAATGGGACGCAGCTATGAAAGGTTTAGCCAAACATGGCTTAACAAAAGTTGTGGTTGATGGAGATTTAAAAACTGTTGTTTTAAGTTAATAAAAACAAATTTTCAATACTAAAAAAACACCTGGTATTTTTTACCAGGTGTTTTTATTTTATATAAATTTAGTTAAAATCGCAATCCAATCATAATTCCATCACCTACAAAACCTCCTTGATAACTACGCACATAATCTACACGTAATAAGCGGTATTTTCCAAATCCAATTCGGTCTAAACCAACAGTAAATTCTTGGTAAGGTTTTGAATCAGGTAAGTTAATTTGATGAAATCCACCTAATAAATTTAAGCCTAATTTATTAAACAAAGGCAGCTTATTCATAAAATAGCCATTATCATTATACACCACATGTGTTTCAATGAATTGATCATTAGTAGAATGAGTATAATAAGGTAATAAATTAAAGCTTGAACTGTAATTTCCATTTAAATTCACATGGGTTTGATTACCGTTAAAATGTTTAAAATCTACGAATGAAATTTGGTCTGCTCCAAAGAACTTTCCGCCTTTTACATTCCCCGATATTTGACCCATATTTCCTAATTGTTTGGAATAAGAAACTCGAGCTTCTAAGAAATCGTAATTATAGTTTTTTTCAGATGCCGCAAATCCTTTTTCATAGTTAATCGTTAACATCGGAAACTTTCCTTCATTAATATTTAATTTTCCGTCTGGACGTGAAATGTATTTTTGACCAAAAACAAATCGTGCACCTAAATTAAACTTCATTATATGATGTTCTGAAATTGCGGCTATAGCATCACTGGTAGGGTTTAAAGGATTATTTGACGAATACAAATCGTCCGATTTTATAATTGAAAAATCGGTTGTATTATAAAGTGGTTTTCTATTTTCAAAGGCTAATTTTCCATTCATAAAAACACCATTTACGACTTCTCTTCCACCCGCTATTTCAACAAATTCTTTTTCAAA is a window of Flavobacterium indicum GPTSA100-9 = DSM 17447 DNA encoding:
- a CDS encoding ribonuclease HII, with translation MLKKSYSNLIYECGTDEAGRGCLAGPVTAAAVVLPADFELDLLNDSKKLSEKIRLQLRPIIEEQAISFGFTHIHNEEIDEINILNASMKGMHESILQLTLVPDYIIVDGNRPLNAKLGLKNNVGKVFSPTEIELLKSIPNKSIIKGDAKFLSIAAASVLAKTYRDDFMNKIHEEYPMYNWKKNKGYPTKDHREAIIKYGITKYHRKSFRLIPEQLSLDFI
- the lysS gene encoding lysine--tRNA ligase, which translates into the protein MQLSEQEIIRREKLTALRQLGINPYPANLYPVNHTSKQVKEQFEEGKKVIVAGRLMSVRDQGKASFAELQDSEGRIQLYFNRDVICEGEDKTLYNQVFKKLTDLGDFIGVEGELFTTQVGAKCIRVTHFTFLSKTLRPLPLPKTDEEGKVYDAFNDPELRYRMRYVDLVVNPQVKDVFIKRTKLFTAMRTFFNKAGYMEVETPVLQSIPGGAAARPFITHHNSLDIPLYMRIANELYLKRLIVGGFDGVYEFSKNFRNEGMDRTHNPEFTAMEIYVAYKDYNWMMEFTENLLEFCATQVNGTTEATFGEHKVNFKAPYARVTMTDAIKQFTGFDITGKSEDELREAAKAMGIEVNDTMGKGKLIDEIFGEKCEGNFIQPTFITDYPKEMSPLCKSHRDNPELTERFELMVCGKEIANAYSELNDPIDQRERFVAQMELAQKGDDEANGIIDEDFLRALEYGMPPTSGLGIGMDRLIMFLTNNPSIQEVLFFPQMRPEKKGPELTEDEKLIIGLLKTENNQPIASLKEKTGLSGKKWDAAMKGLAKHGLTKVVVDGDLKTVVLS
- the lipB gene encoding lipoyl(octanoyl) transferase LipB, encoding MNKKIKFQDLGTKDYKDTWDYQEGLFAEIVNQKIAKRDQPDIETNNYFLYVEHPHVYTLGKSGDFSNLLLSEKQLQEKGATFYKINRGGDITYHGPGQIVGYPILDLENFFTDIHKYLRYLEEAIILTLAEYGLKTERSPGETGVWFDVGTPFARKICAMGVRASRWVTMHGFALNVNADLGFFDNIIPCGIRGKGVTSMHVELGKQIDENEVKQKILKHFKELFEAEWE